TATCCATCCCGATTATTTGTACTATGCAGGTGCAGTTGCGTCTACGCAGCAGGATGGAACTGGGAGGATAGTATTTAAGCCTTTGATTGAACCCACTATAATAAAATGGGCTGGTATAAATGATAATGTGCCAACTAAAATTGAAGTAAGATATGGTATTACTATAAAACAGGGGAATAGTAATACCAAGTATATATTTTCAGTAGAAACCGGCTTGGATACTGTCTCGCAGGAATTTACTCCTGATATTTGGTCAACGCCAGTAAATTCTTCATTTAAAGCAAAATCGGTATCTGCGGGTCATAGCACAACTGTTGCTCTACAGGAGGATGGAACTATTAAGGTCTGGGGACATGAAGGTGATGGCCTTTGTAATGTACCAAAAGGAATAGGTCCAATTAAGGCGGTTGCTGCTGGTGAACGCCATATTGCAGCTCTTAGGGAAGATGGTACTATTGCTTTGTGGGGGGATAATTCAGCTGGGCAATTGAATATGCCCGAGGTACTCAAAAATATAACTGCCATCTCATCAGGAATGTTGCATACAGTGGCATTGAAAAAGGATGGGACAGTTGTTTCGTGGGGAGGAAATGAAGAGTTTTATCGTCTTATGCCGGAAGGACTTAATAATGTTAAGGCTATTTCAGCTGGGGCATATCATAGCCTTGCACTAAAAGAGGATGGCACGGTTGCTGCATGGGGGAACAATTATGAAGGCCAATGTGATGTTCCTGCAGGGTTAAAAAATGTAAAGGCTATTGCAGCAGGGGCTCAGCATTCAATCGCATTAAAGGAGGATGGAACTGTAGTTGTATGGGGAGGTAATGGAAGAAGAGATATTCTTACAATCCCTGAAGGCCTGAGTAATGTGAAGGCTATTGATGCCGGCGAATGGTTTACCATAGCAGTTATGGAAGATGGGAATGTGGTTGCATGGGGAGATAATTCTCTTGGTAAATGTGAAATCCCAAATGGATTAAACGATATTAATTATATAGATATAGGTATTAATCATACAGTGGTTATAAAGGAAGATGGACTCATTACTGTATGGGGAGATAACAGTTATGGCCAATGCAACATTCCGGAAGCACAAAATTAAAAATATAAATAGAAAATTGTAGAGATACCCAATTTTATAAACGAATTTACCCAGCTGCTATATGGCTCTAGTACCAACCACTTAGCAGCTGTTAATTACCTTTTGCATGGTTGGAATTATGTTTGAAGCTGCCCATTGACATCCAGTATATCCTATAGCCGGACCATAACTTTTTCCCTCATAAAATAGCTGTAATGAATCGCCCAAACTTAAGATAATTTTAGCTTATACCCTGCATCCGTTTTTGGAATATAAGTAACTGTATAAGATTCCGTGCCTTATTTCATCAGTAATAATTCCAGTAAGGATATTGATTTGCACCCTGTCCTGCAATGCATAGAGTATTCGCCTGTATTTTCTCACAGCATTTTGTTCTCCTTTAAGTGCCCTTTTTATACCTTCGCAGTAGGAAGCAGGCTTCTCAAAGGTTACATCCTGTGGCGGCGGCAGCATCTGTCCTGTCAATTGAAAATAAACCTGTCTGAAAAGGCTAAAATGTCGGATTTCATCATCGCGAATCCCCATGATTATTTCTTTGTCCTCTTCAGAAGGTGCGTTTTCAATCAGGTACTGGTAAAACATTCTGTCTTCTGTCTCCCCTGCAACAGCTGCCTGGATTAGCTCTAATGCTCCGGGAACGTTTTGGGGATAAGTGTATTCTTCTAATCCAGCCATGTTTTGGGGATTATTCGTCATTTGATATTGTACAGGTGCCATCATCTCCGGTGCAATTTGCTGCATCATATATTGATTTCGCATCATGCAAGGCGACATATAGGAAATACAGCTATAACTCTGCATAAAAAATCCTCCTTATAACTTTACATAATATTCTATGCAGGGCAGATAATAAAGGTTCTTATGAAAGGATTATAGATGTCCTTATCGAATACAGGAAGTAATTATGTTTTCTATTCTCTCAACAATTTTAAAATACTGTTCCTGAAGAATTGCCGACAAGCCAAAGGAATAATCAATCTTATATGGTTCAACACCAATAAACAGTCCTTCAATGATTTTATCTGTCATCTCAATTTGGCTGAATAAATGAAAATCATGAGCTGATATTGGACGTATGGGATTTTTAAAGACTTGCCCTAAAGGAATGGCTCTTATAGCTCCTGGCTCTTTATCAAGACAAGCTGCATCCACAATGACTGTATATGATGCCTTTTGGATATGATTCAGACAGAAGTAAATATCGGTTTCTCCAATGACGTAACGGATGCCGGGATTTGTGTTTCTTTTTTTCAACGTTTCTACGACATTCACACCAATTCCATCATCCATCATTAACAGGTTTCCGATTCCAAGTACAAGTATCTCTTTCATGGTATCACCTGTATGGCTTTAATGCACTCACCCTGTGAATACACATGGGTTGCACATGATACACATGGATCAAAGGAACGGATGATTCTTCCCAGTTCAACCGGAGTTTGAAGATTTTGTATTGTTGTCCCCATTAATGCTTGTTCTGCAGTTCCCCTCATGGTGTTATTCCCTCTTGTTGAAAGGTTCCATGCAGAAGGAGTAATTATCTGATAAAAGGAAAGTTTTTCCTTTTCAATCTTAAGCCAATGCCCAAGAGCACCCCTCGTTGTGTCAATAAGCCCAGCTCCTGATGAGGAGTTCGGAATAGTATATTCTTTCTGTACAGATACTCCTGGAATTAGATTTTCTATAAGTGTGTTTAAAATTTCTGAGATTTTCTTTGCTTCTAGAACCCTCGCAATAGTTCTATCCATAGTGGATATTCCATTTCTATATTCGCCGGAGAGCCACTGTCTTGCCAACGGTCCTACTTCATAGGGTATACCATTATACCGGGGAGCCTTTACCCAGGAATACGCCTGCCTTTTACACATATCTGCTTCCGGCACTGTATCCATTGGCTTGTATTCATCCATTTTATCCTGATACCATGAATAATCAATTTCCTCGGTTATTTCTCCCGGATTAAATACATCTACCTTCCCCTGAGAGTAGACCAAAGGGTTCACATAAAGAGTTCCCAGCTCCTTATATCCGTTAAAGCAGCCAAAGCTTAATAGGTTTCCATAGCCTCCACCGATTTTGT
The genomic region above belongs to Pseudobacteroides sp. and contains:
- a CDS encoding ferritin-like domain-containing protein produces the protein MQSYSCISYMSPCMMRNQYMMQQIAPEMMAPVQYQMTNNPQNMAGLEEYTYPQNVPGALELIQAAVAGETEDRMFYQYLIENAPSEEDKEIIMGIRDDEIRHFSLFRQVYFQLTGQMLPPPQDVTFEKPASYCEGIKRALKGEQNAVRKYRRILYALQDRVQINILTGIITDEIRHGILYSYLYSKNGCRV
- a CDS encoding nickel-dependent hydrogenase large subunit; the encoded protein is MTKRLVINPVTRISGFMEIDATIDNNTVVDVKTEGLLFRGFEKMLVGRNPLDAVYFTQRICGICSTAHSMASTLALEAAMGIVPTEQGRYLRDILHGCEFLQNHIRHFYQYTIPDFVRLPDKYPLYETDHNDFRLPKGKNDEIAEHYFESLDISRSAHEMLAVLGGKAPHNHGIFVGGITTQATTDKIIKIKSILHTIQQFIIGRMVTDAYAIAQYYSDYYKIGGGYGNLLSFGCFNGYKELGTLYVNPLVYSQGKVDVFNPGEITEEIDYSWYQDKMDEYKPMDTVPEADMCKRQAYSWVKAPRYNGIPYEVGPLARQWLSGEYRNGISTMDRTIARVLEAKKISEILNTLIENLIPGVSVQKEYTIPNSSSGAGLIDTTRGALGHWLKIEKEKLSFYQIITPSAWNLSTRGNNTMRGTAEQALMGTTIQNLQTPVELGRIIRSFDPCVSCATHVYSQGECIKAIQVIP
- a CDS encoding hydrogenase maturation protease, with product MKEILVLGIGNLLMMDDGIGVNVVETLKKRNTNPGIRYVIGETDIYFCLNHIQKASYTVIVDAACLDKEPGAIRAIPLGQVFKNPIRPISAHDFHLFSQIEMTDKIIEGLFIGVEPYKIDYSFGLSAILQEQYFKIVERIENIITSCIR